A genome region from Hydrogenoanaerobacterium saccharovorans includes the following:
- the tgt gene encoding tRNA guanosine(34) transglycosylase Tgt, producing MAYKLLKNEGTARRGEFETVHGTVQTPAFMNVGTAAAIKGGISSYDLVDLKCQVELCNTYHLHLRPGDDLIYDMGGLHKFMGWKGPILTDSGGFQVFSLAKLRTIKEEGVYFSSHIDGKKIFMGPEQSMQIQSNLASTIAMAFDECIENPATREYTVSSIARTTRWLVRCKREMQRLNSLESTINRNQLLFGINQGSTFHDLRIQHMIDIAELDLDGYAIGGLAVGDTAEEMYGVIEAIEPYMPKNKIRYLMGVGTPVNIIEAVHRGVDLFDCVMPSRNARHGHLFTWSGIRNLINEKYARDDAPLDEQCDCPCCRNHSRAYLRHLFKANEMLAMRLAVQHNLYFYNTLMEKIRAALDDGTFEQFRAQMVPILGKRI from the coding sequence ATGGCATATAAATTACTCAAAAATGAAGGCACAGCACGCAGAGGCGAGTTCGAAACCGTACATGGCACGGTGCAAACTCCCGCGTTTATGAATGTGGGCACGGCGGCGGCAATTAAAGGCGGCATCTCATCTTACGATTTAGTTGACCTCAAATGTCAGGTAGAGCTTTGCAACACCTATCATTTGCATTTGCGCCCCGGTGATGACCTGATATACGATATGGGAGGTCTCCATAAATTTATGGGCTGGAAAGGACCTATTCTTACAGACAGCGGTGGTTTTCAAGTATTTTCACTGGCAAAATTGCGCACAATAAAAGAGGAAGGGGTCTATTTTTCTTCTCATATTGACGGTAAAAAGATTTTTATGGGGCCCGAGCAAAGCATGCAAATACAATCGAACCTTGCTTCTACCATTGCAATGGCATTCGACGAATGTATCGAGAATCCCGCAACCCGCGAATACACAGTCAGTTCCATTGCACGAACCACGCGTTGGTTAGTACGCTGCAAACGCGAAATGCAGCGGCTGAACTCGCTTGAATCCACGATTAATAGGAACCAACTGCTGTTTGGCATCAATCAGGGCAGTACTTTTCATGATTTGCGAATTCAACATATGATAGATATTGCAGAGCTTGACCTCGATGGTTATGCCATCGGCGGGTTGGCAGTGGGGGATACCGCAGAAGAGATGTACGGTGTTATCGAAGCGATTGAGCCGTATATGCCCAAAAACAAAATTCGATATCTGATGGGTGTAGGTACTCCGGTGAACATTATCGAAGCAGTACACCGCGGGGTAGATTTGTTTGATTGCGTTATGCCCAGCCGCAATGCACGCCATGGTCATTTATTTACTTGGAGCGGCATCCGTAACCTTATTAACGAGAAGTATGCACGTGATGATGCACCGCTTGATGAGCAATGCGACTGCCCATGTTGCCGTAATCATTCACGCGCTTATTTGCGTCACCTTTTTAAAGCGAACGAAATGCTTGCGATGCGCCTTGCGGTGCAGCATAATCTTTATTTCTACAACACGCTGATGGAAAAAATACGCGCTGCTCTTGACGACGGCACTTTTGAGCAATTTAGAGCACAAATGGTACCCATACTTGGTAAAAGAATTTAA
- the yajC gene encoding preprotein translocase subunit YajC — MSTANLLTTATNAAGAQNTTSMLVSLLPMVLIFVVFYFILIRPQKKRDKEIAKMRSNLEVGDEIVTIGGVVGRVVIIKEDTVVVETGSDRSKIRFLRSAIQQNNTAVERAAAEKATVPAKNAKTEETK, encoded by the coding sequence ATGTCAACTGCTAACTTGTTAACTACTGCTACAAACGCAGCCGGGGCACAAAATACAACGTCTATGTTGGTCTCCTTGCTCCCTATGGTTCTTATTTTTGTTGTGTTTTATTTTATCTTGATCAGACCACAGAAAAAAAGAGATAAAGAAATTGCAAAAATGAGAAGCAATCTTGAAGTCGGTGACGAAATCGTTACAATCGGTGGAGTGGTTGGACGTGTTGTCATCATAAAAGAAGATACTGTTGTTGTCGAAACAGGTTCTGACAGAAGCAAGATTCGCTTTTTGCGCAGCGCCATTCAGCAAAACAACACCGCAGTTGAGAGAGCTGCTGCTGAAAAAGCTACTGTTCCTGCTAAAAATGCTAAGACTGAAGAAACCAAATAG
- a CDS encoding TIGR04086 family membrane protein, with protein MKQGKSKVEKYGVMKYLKPILSGTLVGAVVITVILMVLSLLLSLQNIPQMLINPMVLLALAIGSLMGGSFAAKMVREKGLVMGLCCGVLLFLMLLLFGQGISDNGFGFMAAIKLAIALLFSAIGGVAGVNSKKSRK; from the coding sequence ATGAAACAAGGCAAATCCAAAGTAGAGAAGTATGGAGTAATGAAGTATCTGAAACCAATTTTATCTGGGACCTTAGTAGGCGCAGTTGTTATCACCGTAATTTTAATGGTGCTTTCACTTTTGCTGTCGCTGCAAAATATACCGCAAATGCTAATTAACCCAATGGTGCTGTTGGCACTTGCCATCGGCTCGCTTATGGGTGGTAGTTTTGCTGCAAAAATGGTACGCGAAAAAGGGCTCGTAATGGGGCTTTGTTGCGGTGTGCTGTTGTTTTTAATGTTACTGCTGTTTGGGCAGGGCATTAGCGACAATGGCTTTGGTTTTATGGCAGCTATTAAACTGGCAATTGCACTTCTTTTTTCGGCAATTGGCGGAGTTGCGGGAGTAAATTCTAAAAAAAGTAGGAAATAA
- the scfA gene encoding six-cysteine ranthipeptide SCIFF produces the protein MKHVKTLNKANLKESAVKGGCGECQASCQSACKTSCTVANQKCENKNR, from the coding sequence TTGAAACACGTTAAAACATTGAATAAAGCAAATTTAAAAGAATCCGCTGTAAAAGGTGGCTGCGGCGAATGCCAGGCTTCTTGCCAATCTGCTTGCAAAACCTCTTGCACAGTAGCTAACCAGAAATGCGAGAATAAAAACAGATAA
- the scfB gene encoding thioether cross-link-forming SCIFF peptide maturase, whose translation MIHKFCQNGYHIVLDVNSGAVHVVDKLFYDMLDFVTEPVVKECPASINKHFSGEYSSQDILDAYAEIYELTQAGQLFSSDSYEQFANMMVSAPIKAMCLNVAHDCNLRCQYCFAGTGEYGNGGRKLMPVEIGKKAIDFLIEQSYGRKNLEMDFFGGEPLMNFDMVKETVLYARSKEKEYGKNFRFTITTNGMLLDDAKIDFINKEMSNVVLSIDGRKEVNDRIRSRVNGAGCYDIIMPKFKNLVQKRGQDQYYVRGTFTKHNLDFGNDVLHFADEGFEQISIEPVVSAPDKPYALTLEDLPAIRAEYERLAKLIIERKKAKKGFNFFHFMLDLDQGPCAIKRLRGCGCGNEYVAVTPDGDIYPCHQFVGHDEWKMGSLLDGSLDLKMKDKFAKTNVYAKEDCKQCWAKFYCSGGCNANSVQYEGNILKPHKLSCETERKRLECAIMIKAAMADVD comes from the coding sequence ATGATACATAAATTCTGTCAAAACGGTTACCATATTGTGCTTGATGTCAATAGCGGTGCCGTTCATGTGGTAGACAAGCTATTTTACGATATGCTCGATTTTGTCACAGAGCCTGTGGTAAAAGAATGCCCTGCTTCAATTAACAAACATTTTTCAGGTGAATACAGTTCTCAGGATATTTTAGATGCATATGCTGAGATTTACGAACTAACACAGGCAGGTCAACTTTTTTCGAGTGACAGCTACGAACAATTCGCAAATATGATGGTATCTGCACCCATCAAAGCCATGTGCCTCAATGTTGCACACGACTGTAACCTGCGTTGCCAGTATTGTTTTGCCGGTACCGGCGAATATGGCAACGGCGGAAGAAAACTGATGCCGGTTGAAATCGGCAAAAAAGCCATTGATTTTCTCATTGAGCAGTCTTACGGGCGTAAAAACCTTGAGATGGATTTTTTTGGCGGAGAGCCTCTGATGAACTTTGATATGGTAAAAGAAACCGTATTGTATGCGCGCTCTAAAGAAAAAGAGTACGGTAAAAACTTTCGTTTTACCATTACCACCAACGGTATGCTGTTGGATGATGCCAAAATAGATTTCATCAATAAAGAAATGTCCAATGTGGTTCTGTCTATCGATGGCAGAAAAGAAGTTAACGACCGCATTCGCTCTCGTGTAAATGGTGCAGGTTGTTACGACATTATAATGCCTAAATTCAAGAACTTGGTTCAAAAGCGCGGACAAGACCAGTATTATGTGCGCGGAACCTTTACCAAACATAACCTCGATTTCGGCAACGATGTACTGCACTTTGCCGACGAAGGTTTTGAGCAGATTTCCATCGAGCCGGTGGTTTCTGCACCTGACAAGCCTTATGCCTTAACACTTGAGGATCTGCCCGCCATCCGTGCAGAATATGAGCGCTTGGCAAAGCTGATTATTGAACGCAAAAAAGCAAAAAAAGGTTTTAACTTCTTCCACTTTATGCTCGACCTCGATCAAGGTCCCTGTGCTATCAAACGCCTGCGCGGTTGCGGGTGCGGCAATGAATATGTAGCTGTAACCCCCGACGGAGACATCTACCCTTGTCACCAGTTTGTAGGGCATGATGAATGGAAAATGGGCAGCCTGCTGGATGGTTCGCTTGACCTCAAGATGAAAGATAAGTTTGCAAAAACCAATGTCTATGCAAAAGAAGATTGCAAACAGTGTTGGGCAAAATTTTACTGCAGTGGTGGGTGTAACGCCAATAGTGTTCAGTACGAAGGCAACATCCTAAAACCTCATAAGCTTTCTTGCGAAACCGAAAGAAAACGTTTGGAATGCGCTATTATGATTAAAGCCGCTATGGCAGATGTAGATTAA